The Naumovozyma castellii chromosome 5, complete genome genomic interval ACGAGACTGCCATTTCCATCTTCAAGCAACAAGGTTACCAAGTTGAATTCCACAAATCTTCTCttccagaagaagaactaattgaaaagattaaagacGTTCACGCCATTGGTGTTAGATCAAAAACGAAATTAACAAAGAAAGTTCTTGAACATGCTAAAAATCTAGTGTGTATTGGTTGTTTCTGTATTGGTACTAACCAAGTCGATTTGGATTTCGCCGCTAATAAGGGGATTGCTGTCTTCAATTCTCCCTTCTCTAACTCTAGATCCGTCGCTGAACTATTAATTGCTCAAGTTATTACTTTAGCTAGACAAGTTGGTGACAGATCAATAGAATTACATACTGGTACTTGGAATAAGGTTTCTGCCAGATGTTGGGAAGTTAGAGGTAAGACATTAGGTATCATTGGGTATGGTCATATCGGTAGTCAAGTCTCTGTCCTTGCGGAAGCAATGGGTATGCATGTCATCTATTACGATATTGTCACCGTCATGGCTTTAGGTACATCTAAACAAGTTCCAACtttggatgaattattaaacaaGGCTGATTTTGTCACTTTGCATGTTCCAGAAACTCCTGAAACTAAAAATATGTTGTCTGCCCCACAATTCGCCGCTATGAAAGATGGTGCTTATGTTATTAATCTTTCAAGAGGTACCGTGGTGGATATCCCATCTTTAATCCAAGCTATGAAGGTTAATAAGATTGCCGGTGCTGCCATCGACGTTTATCCAAATGAACCTGCCAAGAATGGTGCTGGTTCatttaatgatgatttgaaCAAATGGACTTCTGAATTGGTTTCATTACCAAATATCATCTTGACTCCACATATCGGTGGTTCTACTGAAGAAGCTCAAAGTGCCATTGGTATCGAAGTCGGTAACGCTTTGACCAAGTACATCAATGAAGGTAACTCTGTTGGTTCAGTCAATTTCCCAGAGGTTTCCTTGAGATCATTGGATTTGG includes:
- the SER3 gene encoding phosphoglycerate dehydrogenase SER3 (ancestral locus Anc_7.273): MSALDINNLQNSFQEAFNLSGSPGAVSTSPTQSFMNSLPQRLSAAKQQKVLKPFSTGDIKILLLENVNETAISIFKQQGYQVEFHKSSLPEEELIEKIKDVHAIGVRSKTKLTKKVLEHAKNLVCIGCFCIGTNQVDLDFAANKGIAVFNSPFSNSRSVAELLIAQVITLARQVGDRSIELHTGTWNKVSARCWEVRGKTLGIIGYGHIGSQVSVLAEAMGMHVIYYDIVTVMALGTSKQVPTLDELLNKADFVTLHVPETPETKNMLSAPQFAAMKDGAYVINLSRGTVVDIPSLIQAMKVNKIAGAAIDVYPNEPAKNGAGSFNDDLNKWTSELVSLPNIILTPHIGGSTEEAQSAIGIEVGNALTKYINEGNSVGSVNFPEVSLRSLDLDQENTVRVLYIHQNVPGVLKTVNNILSNHNIEKQFSDSNGDIAYLMADISQVNQSDIKNIYDELNQTSSKISIRLLY